Proteins co-encoded in one Meiothermus sp. genomic window:
- a CDS encoding acyl-CoA dehydrogenase family protein, translating into MTAQTTDLALEVRRFLEAEVLPLEPIFLKHGFKAVLPELERVRQKVKGKGWWLPPLQKPLGMGLSLGAFARLSEELGRSPLGHYVFNTQAPDIGNMEVLLKHGTPEQKARFLEPLAKGEVRSSFGMTEPEYPGSNPVWMNTRAVLEGGQWVINGHKWYTTGFEGSSFCIVMCITDPEQPNPYARASQIIVPTDAPGFQQVRKISVMGEEGEDWMSHSEIRLENVRVPQENLLGARGKGFAIAQERLGPGRIHHCMRWIGIAQRSLELMCAYAARRELAPGKPLGSRQAIQHLIAESQAEIHAARLMVLDAAEKVEQKGAEGARVEISLIKFFVAGVLQRVLDRAIQVHGGLGMSDDLPLSFFYRHERAARIYDGADEVHKTVVTRALLKDYGLDISL; encoded by the coding sequence ATGACCGCACAAACCACCGACCTGGCGCTGGAAGTACGCAGGTTCCTCGAGGCCGAGGTGCTGCCCCTCGAGCCCATCTTCCTGAAGCACGGCTTCAAGGCTGTTCTGCCCGAGCTAGAGCGGGTTCGGCAAAAGGTAAAGGGAAAGGGCTGGTGGCTGCCCCCGCTGCAAAAGCCGCTGGGTATGGGCCTGAGCCTGGGGGCCTTTGCCCGCCTGAGCGAGGAGCTGGGCCGCAGCCCCCTGGGCCACTACGTCTTCAACACCCAGGCCCCCGACATCGGCAATATGGAGGTACTGCTCAAGCATGGCACGCCGGAGCAGAAAGCGCGTTTTCTGGAGCCTTTGGCAAAGGGCGAGGTTCGCAGTTCCTTTGGCATGACCGAGCCCGAGTACCCCGGTTCCAACCCGGTCTGGATGAACACACGGGCGGTGCTCGAGGGCGGCCAGTGGGTCATCAACGGGCACAAGTGGTACACCACCGGCTTCGAGGGCTCGAGCTTCTGCATCGTGATGTGCATCACCGACCCCGAGCAGCCCAACCCCTACGCCCGGGCCAGCCAGATCATCGTGCCCACCGATGCCCCCGGCTTCCAGCAGGTGCGCAAAATTTCGGTGATGGGGGAGGAGGGCGAGGACTGGATGAGCCACTCCGAGATTCGACTCGAGAACGTGCGGGTGCCCCAGGAGAACCTGCTGGGTGCGCGCGGCAAGGGCTTCGCCATCGCCCAGGAGCGGCTGGGGCCGGGGCGCATCCACCACTGCATGCGCTGGATTGGCATTGCCCAGCGCAGCCTCGAGCTGATGTGCGCCTACGCCGCCCGGCGCGAGCTTGCCCCCGGCAAGCCCCTGGGTTCGCGCCAGGCTATCCAGCACCTGATCGCCGAGTCCCAGGCCGAGATTCACGCGGCCCGGCTGATGGTGCTGGATGCCGCCGAGAAGGTCGAGCAAAAGGGGGCCGAGGGGGCTCGAGTGGAAATCTCGCTCATCAAATTCTTTGTGGCAGGGGTGCTGCAGCGGGTGCTGGATCGGGCCATCCAGGTGCACGGGGGCCTGGGGATGTCCGACGACCTGCCGCTCTCGTTCTTCTACCGCCACGAACGGGCCGCCCGCATCTACGACGGGGCCGACGAAGTCCACAAGACCGTGGTGACTCGAGCGCTGCTCAAGGACTATGGCCTGGATATCTCGCTCTGA
- a CDS encoding acyl-CoA dehydrogenase family protein, translated as MIADKKLSTKGGGWLLEKPEQIFTPEDFDDTTRMIQETVRQFVEKEYRPVAEAMEHGELEHNIPLLRKCGELGLLGVEVGEEYGGLDLPKTVSTVIAEALAGTGGFSVTYGVQTSIGLLPLVYWGTKEQKDKYLAKLVSGELIAAYCLTEPQSGSDAMGAKTRAELSADGKYYILNGTKMWISNAGFAHLFTIFAKTPEGLTAFLVERDTPGLRLGGEEKKMGIKASSTRQVFLEDVKVPVENVLGELGKGHKIAFNVLNVGRYKLGAGAIGGAKGALALSAKYAQERVAFGKPIAQFGLIQQKLAEMAARIFAGESAVYRTMGMIDQALSSLDKANAAEAVLAGIEEYAIEASIIKVLGSEVLDYVVDEGVQIHGGYGYSAEYEIERAYRDSRINRIFEGTNEINRLLIPGMLLRRAMKGELPLFDAAMKLQKELLEPSFEEPEDKELAQLEGLKKLALAVLGLAALKYGKQIEEEQEVLAVAADILIDVFAAESALLRARRLGGGVYAEMAALYLYQALDRAQAAALSILPRLAEGDDMRLMASAARRLTKHDPADLVALRRRIAQKVLEAGGYPQPRA; from the coding sequence GTGATTGCAGACAAAAAACTCTCAACCAAAGGCGGCGGCTGGCTCCTGGAGAAGCCCGAGCAGATCTTCACCCCGGAAGACTTCGACGACACCACCCGCATGATTCAAGAGACCGTGCGGCAGTTTGTGGAGAAGGAGTACCGGCCTGTAGCCGAGGCTATGGAGCACGGCGAGCTCGAGCACAACATCCCATTGCTGCGGAAGTGCGGTGAACTGGGCCTGCTGGGCGTAGAGGTCGGCGAGGAGTACGGCGGCCTCGACCTGCCCAAAACCGTCAGCACGGTGATTGCTGAGGCCCTGGCTGGCACCGGTGGCTTCAGCGTGACCTACGGGGTGCAGACCTCCATCGGCCTGCTGCCGCTGGTCTACTGGGGCACCAAGGAACAGAAGGACAAATACCTGGCCAAACTGGTCTCGGGTGAGCTAATCGCGGCCTACTGCCTGACCGAGCCGCAGTCCGGCTCCGACGCCATGGGGGCCAAGACCCGCGCCGAGCTTTCCGCCGATGGCAAATACTACATCCTAAACGGCACCAAGATGTGGATCTCCAACGCCGGCTTTGCCCATCTCTTTACCATCTTCGCTAAGACCCCGGAGGGCCTGACCGCTTTCCTGGTCGAACGCGACACCCCCGGCCTGCGCCTGGGCGGCGAAGAGAAGAAGATGGGCATCAAGGCTTCCAGCACCCGCCAGGTCTTCCTGGAAGACGTGAAGGTGCCGGTCGAGAACGTGCTGGGCGAGCTGGGCAAGGGCCACAAAATCGCCTTCAACGTGCTCAACGTGGGGCGCTACAAGCTGGGCGCGGGAGCCATTGGCGGCGCTAAAGGGGCCCTGGCGCTCTCGGCCAAGTACGCCCAGGAGCGCGTGGCCTTTGGAAAGCCCATTGCCCAGTTCGGCCTGATCCAGCAAAAGCTGGCCGAGATGGCCGCGCGCATTTTTGCCGGCGAAAGCGCGGTCTACCGCACCATGGGCATGATTGACCAGGCTCTGAGCAGCCTGGACAAGGCCAACGCCGCCGAGGCGGTGCTCGCCGGCATCGAGGAGTACGCTATTGAGGCCAGCATCATCAAGGTGCTGGGCTCCGAGGTGCTGGACTACGTGGTGGACGAAGGCGTGCAGATTCACGGCGGCTACGGCTACTCCGCCGAGTACGAGATCGAGCGGGCCTACCGCGACAGCCGCATCAACCGCATCTTCGAGGGCACCAACGAGATCAACCGCCTGCTGATTCCGGGCATGCTCCTGCGCCGGGCCATGAAGGGCGAACTGCCCCTCTTCGATGCAGCCATGAAGCTGCAAAAAGAGCTGCTGGAGCCCAGCTTCGAGGAGCCCGAGGACAAGGAGCTGGCCCAGCTCGAGGGCCTCAAAAAGCTGGCCTTGGCGGTGCTGGGCCTGGCCGCCCTCAAGTACGGCAAGCAGATTGAAGAGGAGCAGGAGGTGCTGGCGGTGGCCGCCGACATCCTGATAGATGTGTTCGCTGCCGAAAGCGCCCTGCTGCGGGCCCGCCGGCTGGGCGGTGGGGTGTATGCCGAGATGGCCGCGCTCTACCTGTACCAGGCCCTCGACCGCGCCCAGGCCGCGGCGCTCTCGATTCTGCCGCGCCTGGCCGAGGGCGACGATATGCGCCTGATGGCCTCGGCGGCCCGCCGCCTGACCAAGCACGACCCCGCCGACCTGGTGGCGCTGCGCCGCCGGATTGCCCAGAAGGTGCTGGAAGCGGGCGGCTATCCCCAGCCCAGGGCTTGA
- a CDS encoding HD domain-containing protein: MAIYMVYEDALALMQRFTPSESLQRHMMAVEAAMRAYARKYGQPEEKWAITGILHDFDYEQFPEEHPYKGVEMLREMGYPKDVLEAILGHVDTPEHPRNSLMAKALFAVDELVGLIAAAVYVRPDRSIHSLELSSLKKKFKDKAFAAKVDREGIVRGAQELGVDLDEHMAFVLEAMKADARRLGLG, translated from the coding sequence ATGGCGATTTACATGGTGTACGAAGATGCATTGGCCCTTATGCAGCGGTTTACTCCCTCTGAAAGCCTGCAACGGCACATGATGGCGGTCGAGGCGGCCATGCGGGCCTACGCCCGGAAATATGGTCAGCCCGAGGAGAAGTGGGCCATTACCGGCATTCTGCACGACTTTGACTACGAGCAATTCCCCGAGGAGCACCCCTACAAAGGGGTGGAGATGTTGCGTGAGATGGGCTATCCCAAAGATGTGCTCGAGGCCATTCTGGGCCATGTGGATACCCCCGAGCACCCCCGCAATTCTCTGATGGCCAAGGCGCTGTTTGCAGTTGATGAACTGGTGGGCCTGATTGCCGCAGCGGTATACGTGCGACCCGATCGGAGTATCCACAGCCTCGAGCTATCCAGCCTAAAAAAGAAATTCAAAGACAAAGCCTTCGCTGCCAAAGTAGATCGGGAGGGCATCGTGCGCGGTGCACAGGAGCTGGGTGTCGACCTCGACGAGCACATGGCCTTCGTACTCGAGGCCATGAAAGCCGATGCCCGGCGGCTGGGGCTGGGATAA
- a CDS encoding DUF2207 domain-containing protein, translating into MNLLRSGLVALVFLALAWGRSYSLERVEQDVYLQAGGLVRVVDVRTWRFDGAFREVFLEIDPRPGGVVRFEEAQALDSGPPIRYEVQGNRISLTAGPPDRSGNLPVLAENQSRTFRISYTLSNEITVARDAALFDRQVLEPEHAAVDTYLLRLHAPKPAPEQFRVFVFTGRGRIGTLEFDQAKQVAIVRLSPVSQNEFVRARVILEAEAFAFRSVSQPRLEQWLQETEEETRSFRERSRQLTENQQMPGWAWALAAGPGLLLIVLFGFFWQAYQRYGREPRIEEVGRYYREPAEAIPPGLVPYVMTQADPGQSMLGRLISATLLDFARRGSVELIRHENPGILGLFASTETHFKLVAPPENATALEMEVWNVLRAAAGKDSVLRPDELKKYFQQHPSLLTSLSRRPRAIYEATYGKLLDPQSSKAAVRWGGWLVGLGFVSLLLTFTAGPSLLDAQNGALWVGVLMLSGILAGIGFLVLGFLAFGVLARWMPDKLLNAKRWQAYRNFLADFSQMEQAPAEHFKIWDYHFVYAAALGVAERYLRNLRRVAEQRPEVLAVPRWIPGANLSQAGSVMASGDMLQQISQMAGGLEQITRNLESLERALRPSSSGTGGGFGGSSRGGSSGGGSSSGAR; encoded by the coding sequence GTGAACCTACTGCGCTCCGGGTTGGTCGCGCTGGTTTTTCTGGCGCTGGCCTGGGGAAGAAGCTACAGCCTCGAGCGCGTCGAGCAGGATGTATATCTGCAGGCCGGTGGGCTGGTGCGGGTGGTGGATGTGCGTACCTGGCGCTTCGATGGCGCCTTTCGCGAGGTCTTCCTGGAGATCGATCCCCGCCCAGGCGGTGTTGTGCGCTTTGAAGAAGCCCAGGCACTGGATAGCGGCCCCCCTATTCGGTACGAAGTACAGGGCAATCGCATCAGCCTGACCGCAGGCCCCCCTGACCGGTCGGGCAACCTACCGGTGCTGGCCGAAAACCAGAGCCGCACCTTCCGAATCAGCTATACGCTCAGCAACGAGATCACCGTGGCCCGCGACGCAGCGCTCTTCGACCGGCAGGTGCTGGAGCCCGAACACGCCGCCGTGGACACTTATCTACTGCGGCTGCATGCCCCAAAACCTGCACCGGAGCAGTTTAGGGTGTTTGTTTTCACCGGACGGGGGCGCATTGGCACGCTCGAGTTCGACCAGGCCAAGCAGGTTGCCATCGTACGGCTGTCCCCGGTCAGCCAGAACGAGTTTGTGCGGGCCCGGGTCATCCTGGAAGCCGAGGCTTTTGCCTTCCGCAGCGTGAGCCAGCCCCGCCTGGAGCAGTGGCTGCAAGAGACCGAGGAAGAAACCCGTAGTTTCCGCGAACGCTCCCGGCAACTCACTGAAAATCAGCAGATGCCCGGCTGGGCCTGGGCGCTGGCTGCCGGGCCAGGTTTGCTGCTGATTGTGCTGTTTGGTTTTTTCTGGCAGGCCTATCAACGCTATGGCCGCGAACCCCGCATCGAGGAAGTGGGACGCTACTACCGCGAGCCTGCCGAGGCAATTCCACCGGGCCTGGTGCCCTACGTGATGACCCAGGCCGACCCTGGTCAGAGCATGCTGGGCCGGTTGATCTCGGCTACTTTGTTGGATTTCGCCCGCCGAGGCTCGGTAGAACTGATTCGCCACGAGAACCCAGGCATTTTGGGCTTATTTGCAAGCACCGAGACCCATTTCAAACTGGTGGCACCGCCCGAAAATGCCACCGCCCTGGAGATGGAAGTCTGGAATGTACTGCGGGCCGCAGCAGGAAAGGACAGCGTACTTCGGCCCGATGAGCTTAAGAAGTACTTTCAGCAACACCCCAGCCTCCTGACCAGCCTGAGCCGCCGCCCCCGCGCCATTTACGAAGCCACCTACGGCAAACTACTCGACCCCCAGAGCAGCAAGGCCGCCGTCCGTTGGGGGGGCTGGCTGGTAGGGCTGGGTTTTGTGTCTCTCCTGCTCACTTTTACCGCCGGGCCCAGCCTGCTAGATGCCCAAAACGGTGCCCTGTGGGTGGGGGTGCTGATGCTCAGTGGGATACTGGCCGGTATCGGCTTTTTGGTGCTGGGCTTTCTGGCTTTCGGGGTACTGGCTCGCTGGATGCCGGATAAGTTGCTCAATGCCAAGCGCTGGCAAGCCTATCGCAACTTTCTCGCCGACTTCTCCCAGATGGAGCAGGCCCCCGCTGAGCACTTCAAGATATGGGACTACCACTTTGTGTACGCAGCAGCCCTGGGCGTGGCCGAACGCTATTTACGAAACCTGCGTCGAGTGGCCGAGCAACGCCCCGAAGTTTTGGCAGTACCCCGCTGGATTCCAGGTGCAAACCTGAGCCAGGCAGGGTCGGTGATGGCCTCCGGCGACATGCTGCAACAAATTAGTCAGATGGCGGGGGGACTCGAGCAGATCACCCGCAACCTGGAGAGCCTCGAGCGGGCCCTCAGGCCCTCCTCGAGCGGCACCGGTGGAGGCTTTGGGGGTAGCTCGAGGGGAGGTTCTTCGGGTGGTGGCAGCTCGAGTGGGGCTCGATAA
- a CDS encoding LemA family protein, whose protein sequence is MEILLILVLLVVALFVLYYNRIITLENRVNNALSQVDVQLKRRNDLIPNLVNTVKGYAAHETGVFDRVTQARERMLSAGSIEEKSAASNQLTQALRSVFAIAEAYPALKADANFRELQGQLEETENKIAYARQFFNDTVLDFNNTVTTIPGVFVAQLMGKKPRPFFEVDEATRQVPGVNF, encoded by the coding sequence ATGGAAATCCTGTTGATCCTGGTTCTGCTGGTGGTGGCTTTATTCGTTCTGTACTACAACCGCATCATCACCCTGGAAAATCGGGTGAACAACGCACTCTCGCAGGTAGATGTGCAGCTCAAGCGGCGCAACGACCTGATTCCCAACCTGGTCAATACGGTCAAGGGCTATGCCGCCCACGAGACCGGGGTCTTCGACCGGGTCACCCAGGCCCGCGAGCGGATGCTATCGGCTGGCAGCATCGAGGAAAAATCGGCGGCCTCCAACCAGCTCACCCAGGCCCTGCGCAGCGTTTTTGCCATCGCCGAAGCCTACCCCGCGCTCAAGGCCGACGCCAACTTCCGGGAGTTGCAAGGGCAGCTCGAGGAGACCGAAAACAAGATCGCCTACGCCCGCCAGTTCTTCAACGACACCGTGCTGGACTTCAACAACACCGTCACCACCATTCCCGGCGTATTCGTCGCCCAGCTCATGGGCAAGAAACCCAGGCCCTTCTTCGAAGTCGACGAGGCTACCCGGCAGGTGCCCGGTGTGAATTTCTGA
- a CDS encoding DUF433 domain-containing protein, whose protein sequence is MKLGAQARSELLSRISANPDVLRGRPRLKGTRIAVHMVLEALAAQMSIEEVLLQWPELTRQDIQAALLYGARSTNYEWIALHEE, encoded by the coding sequence ATGAAGCTCGGCGCACAGGCTCGAAGCGAACTCCTCTCCCGCATAAGCGCCAACCCCGACGTTCTGCGCGGCAGGCCCCGCCTCAAGGGAACCCGCATCGCGGTGCACATGGTGCTGGAAGCCCTGGCCGCACAGATGTCCATCGAAGAAGTGTTGTTGCAATGGCCGGAACTCACCCGCCAGGATATCCAGGCAGCCTTGCTGTACGGGGCCCGCTCGACTAACTACGAGTGGATCGCCCTGCACGAAGAGTAA
- a CDS encoding DUF5615 family PIN-like protein codes for MRILLDENIPQRVLWWLIGEGHEVVTAREVGLTGRSDQVLYDYAERHNYVLVTLDLDFSDPVRFPLSFPRIVLRPGVIDPELMREILRDVFRQGFPLWGELYVVQPEGIARYSEEL; via the coding sequence ATGCGAATTCTGCTCGACGAAAACATCCCCCAGCGGGTCTTGTGGTGGCTCATTGGCGAGGGCCACGAGGTGGTCACAGCACGGGAGGTAGGCCTTACGGGGCGCTCCGATCAGGTATTGTACGACTACGCCGAGCGCCACAACTACGTGCTGGTCACGCTCGACCTGGACTTTTCCGACCCCGTGCGCTTTCCCTTGAGCTTTCCGCGCATTGTATTGCGCCCCGGTGTGATTGACCCCGAGCTGATGCGCGAAATCCTGCGCGATGTCTTCCGGCAGGGATTTCCGCTCTGGGGCGAACTCTACGTGGTTCAGCCGGAGGGCATCGCCCGGTATAGTGAGGAACTGTGA
- a CDS encoding hydroxymethylglutaryl-CoA lyase encodes MKWVECPRDSWQGFARFIPTEEKVSYLLELLEAGFTNLDLTSFVSPKWVPQHADAEAVLAALPAPQGREYLAIIGNLKGLERARQAAHLTAVGYPFSISETFQRKNLNLGIEESWPVLQQLLAEAQGLRFVVYLSMAFGNPYGDTWTPGLTAQFVQRMRALPGLSGIVLADTYGVASAQTIAQTLEAVAQAGGLDERLGLHLHSRPEHTLDKVRVALASGVGWLEGALGGIGGCPFAGDDLVGNLATEQVLPYLAQQGRDTGVDLNRLSELSSRAHLLRTKYA; translated from the coding sequence GTGAAGTGGGTGGAGTGTCCACGGGACTCCTGGCAGGGTTTTGCCCGGTTTATCCCGACCGAAGAAAAGGTGAGCTATCTGCTGGAGCTGCTCGAGGCCGGTTTTACAAACCTCGACCTCACCAGCTTTGTCTCGCCCAAGTGGGTGCCCCAGCACGCCGACGCCGAGGCGGTGCTGGCCGCCCTGCCCGCGCCGCAAGGGCGGGAGTACCTGGCTATCATCGGCAACCTGAAGGGCCTCGAGCGGGCCCGACAGGCCGCCCACCTCACCGCGGTGGGCTACCCCTTTTCCATCTCCGAGACCTTTCAGCGCAAAAACCTCAACCTGGGGATTGAGGAGTCCTGGCCGGTGTTGCAACAGCTCCTGGCCGAGGCCCAGGGGCTCAGGTTTGTGGTCTACCTCTCGATGGCCTTTGGCAACCCCTATGGCGATACCTGGACACCGGGCCTGACGGCGCAGTTTGTGCAGCGCATGCGAGCGCTACCTGGGCTGAGTGGCATCGTGCTGGCCGACACCTACGGGGTGGCCTCGGCCCAGACTATCGCCCAGACTCTGGAAGCCGTGGCCCAGGCCGGCGGGCTGGATGAGCGCCTGGGGCTGCACCTGCACAGCCGCCCGGAACACACCCTGGACAAGGTGCGGGTGGCCCTGGCGTCTGGGGTGGGCTGGCTCGAGGGGGCCCTGGGCGGAATTGGCGGCTGTCCGTTTGCCGGCGACGACCTGGTGGGCAACCTGGCCACCGAGCAGGTCTTGCCTTACCTGGCCCAGCAAGGCCGGGACACCGGGGTTGACCTGAACCGGCTGTCAGAACTCTCCAGCCGGGCCCATTTGCTCCGCACCAAGTACGCCTAG
- a CDS encoding FUN14 domain-containing protein, which yields MELIQPYIGQITFGGVAGFAVGYAIKTVGRWVAIILGLIFVVVQVLASMGYINVDWTRIQRDVEPLLQQDQIKSAWDALVRVLTTNLPFGGAFVAGLLLGLRRG from the coding sequence GTGGAACTGATACAACCGTACATCGGCCAGATCACCTTTGGGGGTGTAGCTGGCTTTGCCGTAGGCTATGCCATCAAGACCGTGGGGCGCTGGGTAGCTATCATCCTGGGCCTGATCTTTGTGGTGGTACAGGTGCTGGCCTCGATGGGCTACATCAACGTAGACTGGACGCGTATCCAGCGCGACGTAGAGCCTTTATTGCAACAGGATCAGATCAAGAGCGCCTGGGATGCTTTGGTTCGGGTGCTCACCACCAACCTGCCCTTTGGGGGGGCCTTTGTGGCGGGTTTGCTGCTGGGCCTGCGGCGGGGCTAG
- a CDS encoding SDR family oxidoreductase: MFEPGLLKDKVVLVTGGGTGLGRSMSTRFLELGAKVAITSRRAETIAQAAQEMMQQTGGEVFATPVDVRDPEAVKTMVDAVEAHFGRIDVLVNNAAGNFISPTERLSYRAFDAVLNIVLHGTVYCTLEVGKRWIAKKQKGTMLNIATTYAQTGSGYVVPSATAKAGVVVLTRSLAAEWGKYGIRLNAIAPGPFPTEGAWTRLMPTPEIAQMFEKKIPLGRVGQHIELANLAAYLISDYAGFITGDVITIDGGETVWNAGEFNVLDAVTPEQWDMLEAMRKKG, encoded by the coding sequence ATGTTTGAGCCAGGACTTTTGAAGGATAAGGTGGTACTGGTTACGGGTGGCGGCACGGGCCTCGGTCGCTCGATGAGCACGCGCTTTTTGGAACTCGGGGCCAAGGTAGCCATTACCAGCCGCAGGGCCGAAACCATCGCGCAGGCCGCTCAGGAGATGATGCAACAGACCGGAGGAGAGGTATTTGCTACACCGGTGGATGTGCGTGATCCCGAAGCCGTAAAGACCATGGTAGATGCGGTGGAGGCCCATTTTGGCCGAATTGATGTGCTGGTTAACAACGCTGCGGGCAATTTTATTTCGCCCACCGAGCGGCTTTCCTACCGGGCCTTCGATGCGGTTCTGAATATTGTGCTGCATGGTACGGTGTACTGCACCCTGGAAGTGGGTAAGCGCTGGATTGCCAAGAAACAAAAAGGCACCATGCTCAACATCGCCACCACCTACGCCCAGACCGGCTCGGGGTACGTGGTGCCCTCGGCCACGGCCAAGGCCGGGGTGGTGGTTCTGACCAGATCGCTGGCCGCGGAGTGGGGCAAGTACGGCATCCGCCTCAACGCCATCGCGCCGGGGCCTTTCCCCACCGAGGGAGCCTGGACGCGCCTGATGCCCACCCCGGAAATTGCCCAGATGTTCGAGAAGAAGATTCCCCTGGGGCGGGTGGGCCAGCACATCGAACTCGCCAACCTGGCTGCGTATCTAATTTCGGACTATGCCGGTTTTATCACCGGCGACGTTATCACCATTGACGGAGGCGAGACGGTCTGGAACGCCGGAGAATTCAACGTGCTGGACGCGGTAACACCAGAGCAGTGGGATATGCTCGAGGCCATGCGTAAAAAGGGTTGA
- a CDS encoding thiolase family protein, whose amino-acid sequence MKEAVIVSAVRSAVARGKSDGSLATVHPIDLSAEVMKAAAAKAGVDPALIEDIQWGCAMPEASQGLNVARLSMLRAGFPVEVSAATINRFCSSGLQSVAYAAQAIMSGMNEVVLAGGVEMMSQVPMSGYHTQLHPELTEAYIGMGFTAERVAERWGISRADQDAWALRSHQKALEAQARGAFDEQIVPIPVKKVHWKGSKKQVEEVLFAKDELPRADTSLERLAKLKPAFKEGGTVTAGNASPYSDGAAALLVMSADKARELGLKPLARFVSFATGGVDPDIMGVGPIKAVPKALAKAGIALDDLKLIEFNEAFAAQVLAVMRELQMNPEKVNVNGGAIALGHPLGATGAKLTTQLIHELGKRGGGLGMVTMCIGGGMGAAGVFEVYPQA is encoded by the coding sequence ATGAAGGAAGCGGTTATCGTCAGTGCAGTTCGTAGCGCAGTTGCGCGCGGCAAAAGCGACGGTTCTTTGGCTACTGTGCACCCCATCGACCTTTCGGCTGAGGTGATGAAAGCGGCGGCGGCCAAGGCCGGTGTAGACCCCGCCCTCATCGAAGACATTCAGTGGGGGTGTGCAATGCCGGAGGCCAGCCAGGGCCTGAACGTGGCCCGGCTCTCCATGCTGCGGGCTGGTTTCCCCGTAGAGGTCTCGGCGGCGACCATCAACCGGTTTTGTTCCTCGGGCCTGCAGAGCGTGGCCTATGCAGCCCAGGCCATTATGTCGGGTATGAACGAGGTGGTGCTGGCCGGGGGTGTGGAGATGATGAGCCAGGTGCCGATGTCGGGCTACCATACCCAGCTCCACCCCGAACTTACCGAAGCCTATATCGGGATGGGCTTCACCGCCGAGCGGGTGGCCGAGCGCTGGGGCATTAGCCGCGCCGACCAGGATGCCTGGGCCCTGCGGAGCCACCAGAAAGCCCTGGAAGCCCAGGCCCGGGGTGCTTTCGACGAGCAAATTGTGCCCATCCCGGTCAAAAAGGTGCACTGGAAAGGGAGCAAAAAACAGGTAGAGGAAGTGTTGTTTGCTAAAGACGAGCTTCCCCGTGCCGATACCAGCCTCGAGCGCCTCGCCAAGCTCAAACCTGCCTTCAAAGAAGGGGGTACTGTGACCGCCGGTAACGCCTCCCCCTACTCCGACGGGGCAGCGGCCTTGCTGGTGATGAGCGCGGACAAAGCCAGAGAGCTAGGCCTGAAGCCGCTGGCCCGGTTCGTCTCTTTTGCTACGGGTGGGGTAGACCCGGACATCATGGGTGTAGGCCCCATCAAGGCAGTTCCTAAAGCCCTGGCGAAGGCCGGCATTGCCCTGGACGACCTCAAGCTCATCGAGTTCAACGAAGCCTTTGCGGCTCAGGTGCTGGCGGTGATGCGGGAGCTGCAAATGAACCCCGAAAAAGTCAACGTCAACGGTGGGGCCATTGCGCTGGGCCACCCCCTGGGTGCGACCGGAGCCAAGCTCACCACCCAGCTTATCCACGAACTTGGCAAGCGTGGGGGCGGGCTGGGTATGGTGACCATGTGCATTGGTGGTGGGATGGGGGCTGCTGGGGTGTTTGAGGTGTACCCACAAGCCTGA
- the ispF gene encoding 2-C-methyl-D-erythritol 2,4-cyclodiphosphate synthase has product MLVGYGEDAHRLGEGRELWLGGVRIESDRGAIAHSDGDVLLHALSDALLSAFALGDIGSYFPDHDPRWKGLESRVILEVVLQKVRESGYRLSQLSAVVVLDRPKLGPHRATIQQHLALLTGLSEKRVGLTFKTSEGLAPDHAQCRAVVYLEPLPGKEA; this is encoded by the coding sequence CTGCTCGTGGGCTACGGCGAAGACGCGCACCGTCTGGGTGAGGGGCGCGAGTTATGGCTGGGGGGCGTCCGAATCGAAAGTGACCGCGGCGCCATAGCGCACTCAGACGGCGATGTGCTGTTGCACGCCCTCTCCGATGCTTTGCTTTCCGCCTTTGCGTTGGGCGATATCGGCAGCTACTTTCCCGACCACGACCCCAGGTGGAAAGGCCTGGAAAGCCGGGTGATCCTCGAGGTGGTTTTGCAAAAAGTACGGGAGAGCGGCTATAGGCTAAGCCAGCTTTCGGCGGTGGTGGTGCTCGACCGGCCTAAGCTGGGGCCTCACCGCGCGACCATTCAGCAACACCTGGCCCTTCTGACCGGATTATCCGAAAAACGGGTGGGCCTTACCTTCAAAACCTCCGAAGGGCTGGCCCCCGACCACGCCCAGTGCCGGGCGGTGGTCTACCTCGAGCCTCTTCCCGGCAAAGAAGCGTAA